A stretch of Myxococcus hansupus DNA encodes these proteins:
- a CDS encoding sigma-54-dependent transcriptional regulator — translation MPGRVLVVEDEREMRAMLEKGLTRRGFAPVALPSADEALGLLAAEDFDVVLTDLRMPGMDGLALCERIALNRPDIPVVVVTAFGSLETAVAAIRAGAYDFVTKPIDVDALVLVLERAVQHRALREEVRRLRQELGRRDDSGTVVGESPAMKQAYALIDRVADLDSTVLITGESGTGKEVAARAVHTRGRRKDGPFVAINCAAMPEALLESELFGHAKGAFTDAKAARTGLFVQANGGTLFLDEVGELPLTLQPKLLRALQERTVRPVGGDTEVPFDARIVSATNRDLELAVEEDRFREDLYYRLNVIGVELPPLRARGNDVLALSQRFIEQFASRTGKRVLGPSPAAAQRLLAYGWPGNVRELQNCLERAVALTSFEELTVDDLPERVRNYSQPRVVPETQDASELVTLEELERRYIHRVLEAVGGSRTLAARILGVDRKTLYRKLERDEGVRKG, via the coding sequence TGCCAGGCCGCGTCCTAGTCGTCGAGGACGAGCGCGAGATGCGCGCGATGTTGGAGAAGGGACTGACGCGCCGGGGCTTCGCGCCCGTGGCGCTCCCGTCCGCGGACGAGGCGCTGGGGCTCCTGGCCGCCGAGGACTTCGACGTGGTGTTGACCGACCTGCGCATGCCCGGCATGGACGGGCTGGCGCTGTGCGAGCGCATCGCCCTCAACCGCCCGGACATCCCCGTGGTGGTGGTGACGGCCTTCGGCAGCCTGGAGACGGCGGTGGCCGCCATCCGCGCCGGCGCCTACGACTTCGTCACCAAGCCCATCGACGTGGACGCGCTGGTGCTGGTGCTGGAGCGCGCCGTGCAGCACCGCGCCCTGCGCGAGGAGGTGCGGCGGCTGCGCCAGGAGCTGGGCCGGCGCGATGACAGCGGCACCGTGGTGGGCGAAAGCCCCGCCATGAAGCAGGCCTACGCGCTCATCGACCGCGTGGCGGACCTGGACTCCACGGTGTTGATTACCGGCGAGAGCGGCACCGGCAAGGAGGTGGCGGCCCGGGCCGTCCACACGCGCGGGCGCCGCAAGGACGGACCCTTCGTCGCCATCAACTGCGCGGCCATGCCGGAGGCCCTGCTGGAGAGCGAGCTGTTCGGCCACGCCAAGGGCGCCTTCACCGACGCCAAGGCCGCGCGCACCGGCCTGTTCGTCCAGGCCAACGGCGGCACCCTCTTCCTGGACGAAGTGGGCGAGCTGCCCCTCACCCTCCAGCCCAAGCTGCTGCGCGCGTTGCAGGAGCGCACGGTGCGTCCGGTGGGTGGCGACACGGAGGTGCCCTTCGACGCGCGCATCGTCTCCGCCACCAACCGTGATTTGGAGCTGGCCGTGGAGGAGGACCGCTTCCGCGAGGACCTCTACTACCGGCTCAACGTCATCGGCGTGGAGCTGCCGCCGCTGCGCGCGCGCGGCAATGACGTGCTCGCGCTGTCACAGCGCTTCATCGAGCAGTTCGCCTCGCGCACCGGCAAGCGGGTGCTGGGCCCGTCCCCGGCGGCGGCGCAGCGGCTGTTGGCCTACGGCTGGCCGGGCAACGTGCGCGAGCTGCAGAACTGCCTCGAGCGCGCGGTGGCCCTCACCTCCTTCGAGGAACTCACCGTGGACGACCTGCCCGAGCGCGTCCGCAACTACAGCCAGCCCCGCGTGGTGCCGGAGACGCAGGACGCGTCGGAGCTGGTGACGCTGGAGGAGCTGGAGCGGCGCTACATCCACCGCGTGCTGGAGGCGGTGGGCGGCAGCCGCACGCTGGCGGCGCGCATCCTCGGCGTGGACCGCAAGACGCTGTACCGCAAGCTGGAGCGCGACGAAGGCGTGCGCAAGGGCTGA
- a CDS encoding glutaminyl-peptide cyclotransferase: MRTPTTLLPLFALTAAFQCNPPTRPVPDAGSGSQEPVRRVARIINSYPHATNAFTQGLVFHKGHLFESTGHQGTLRQLSLETAQPVWMERLGNIFAEGLASDGERLYQLTWTEGLLFTWSGMPPQRERTTRYPGEGWGLCFWEGKLVRSDGSALLTFHTPEDFTQVGSVEVTLRGQPVELINELECANGVIYANIWHSSDVLEIDPATGTVVGVIDASELTRAVAGQVTSHEAVLNGIAVEPGTGRIFMTGKLWPRIFEVRLDLVE, from the coding sequence ATGCGGACCCCCACCACGCTGCTGCCGCTGTTCGCGCTGACCGCGGCGTTCCAATGCAATCCTCCGACGCGGCCCGTGCCGGACGCGGGCTCCGGTTCGCAAGAGCCGGTGCGGCGCGTGGCGCGCATCATCAACTCCTACCCGCACGCGACGAACGCCTTCACCCAGGGGTTGGTGTTTCACAAGGGCCACCTCTTCGAGAGCACGGGGCACCAGGGCACCCTGCGGCAGTTGTCGCTGGAGACGGCGCAGCCGGTGTGGATGGAGCGGCTGGGGAACATCTTCGCGGAGGGACTCGCCAGCGACGGCGAGCGCCTGTACCAGCTCACGTGGACGGAGGGGCTCCTCTTCACCTGGAGCGGCATGCCGCCCCAGCGCGAGCGGACCACGCGCTACCCGGGCGAGGGCTGGGGCCTGTGCTTCTGGGAGGGGAAGCTGGTGCGCAGTGATGGCAGCGCGCTGCTCACCTTCCACACCCCGGAGGACTTCACCCAGGTGGGCTCCGTGGAGGTGACGCTGCGCGGCCAGCCCGTGGAGCTCATCAACGAGCTGGAGTGCGCCAACGGCGTCATCTACGCCAACATCTGGCACAGCTCGGACGTGCTCGAAATCGACCCGGCCACCGGGACGGTGGTGGGCGTCATCGACGCGTCGGAGCTGACGCGCGCGGTGGCGGGGCAGGTGACCAGCCACGAGGCGGTGCTCAACGGCATCGCCGTGGAGCCGGGCACGGGGCGCATCTTCATGACGGGCAAGCTGTGGCCCCGCATCTTCGAAGTGCGCCTGGACCTCGTGGAGTAG
- a CDS encoding response regulator, with product MGPDEISGTHEDAREWPLSTREWVARRSAPRILLGEDQPEMRTLLRRALSRRGYDVVEAPDGPGLVKALVDGLLAQQTQVPDLIITDVRMPGFSGIEVLARLRREGWTTPVVLITAFGDAQLHQEAELLGAARVLNKPFAMEDLCEVVETLVPPPR from the coding sequence ATGGGGCCAGACGAAATCAGCGGGACGCACGAGGACGCTCGGGAGTGGCCGCTGTCCACGCGTGAGTGGGTGGCACGCCGCAGCGCGCCTCGCATCCTCCTGGGTGAGGACCAGCCGGAGATGCGCACCTTGCTGCGCCGGGCGCTCAGCCGGCGGGGCTATGACGTGGTGGAGGCGCCGGACGGCCCGGGGCTGGTCAAGGCGCTGGTCGATGGACTGCTCGCGCAGCAGACGCAGGTGCCCGACCTCATCATCACCGACGTGCGCATGCCCGGCTTCTCCGGCATCGAGGTGCTGGCCCGCCTGCGCCGCGAGGGGTGGACGACGCCGGTCGTCCTCATCACCGCGTTCGGAGATGCCCAGCTCCACCAGGAGGCGGAGCTGCTCGGCGCGGCGCGCGTGCTCAACAAGCCCTTCGCGATGGAGGACCTGTGCGAAGTGGTGGAGACGTTGGTGCCGCCACCGCGCTAG
- a CDS encoding Do family serine endopeptidase codes for MACSLPSRRFLTALVLLPAATLGACGQAIGTASAAPTPSAAVAATAPAQAPLPIQKTLFNPAVGGAQNGITSLAPLVDAVKGAVVNVEVRAKPRRSAGMQRLPPGMAERFGLPPGFGGEGNGPARQGAGSGFIIDPSGIVLTNNHVVEDADRVRVKLDDGRSFDAEVMGRDPLTDVALLKLKGAPGNLPAVPLGDSDAVRVGDAVMAIGNPFGLASSVSAGILSARARDIQAGPYDEFLQTDAAINPGNSGGPLFNMQGEVVGMNTAIVGGATGIGFAVPSKLIQALLPQLKETGVVRRGWLGLAVQDLTPDLSRALGLEAMKGAVVAGVNRNSPGERAGLREEDVITSVNGKPVESAGGLTRAVALLKPDSRVKVELLRGGRTQSLDVTLGTRPSMNGEEEVQPRNASASAPRRLGVQLSDTREGGAQVVAVEPGSPAERGGLVPGMLLVQVGDQKIASASDAVQALTSVKPGAALLLRVRMPGSESTLLRAVEVPDR; via the coding sequence ATGGCCTGCTCGCTCCCCTCTCGCCGGTTCCTGACTGCCCTGGTCCTTCTTCCCGCCGCCACGTTGGGTGCTTGTGGTCAAGCGATTGGCACCGCGTCCGCGGCGCCCACCCCTTCGGCCGCCGTCGCCGCCACCGCGCCGGCCCAGGCGCCGCTGCCCATCCAGAAGACGCTCTTCAACCCCGCCGTGGGCGGCGCGCAGAACGGCATCACCTCGCTGGCGCCGCTGGTGGACGCGGTGAAGGGCGCGGTCGTCAACGTCGAGGTGCGCGCGAAGCCCCGCCGGTCCGCGGGGATGCAGCGCCTGCCTCCCGGCATGGCGGAGCGCTTCGGCCTGCCGCCCGGCTTCGGCGGCGAGGGCAACGGCCCCGCGCGCCAGGGCGCGGGCTCCGGCTTCATCATCGACCCCTCCGGCATCGTCCTCACCAACAACCACGTGGTGGAGGACGCGGACCGGGTTCGCGTGAAGCTGGATGACGGCCGCTCCTTCGACGCGGAGGTGATGGGCAGGGACCCGCTGACCGACGTGGCGCTGCTGAAGCTCAAGGGCGCGCCGGGCAACCTGCCCGCCGTGCCGCTGGGTGACTCGGACGCGGTGCGCGTGGGCGACGCCGTCATGGCCATTGGCAATCCCTTCGGACTGGCCTCCAGCGTGAGCGCGGGCATCCTGTCCGCGCGCGCCCGGGACATCCAGGCGGGCCCCTATGACGAGTTCCTCCAGACGGACGCCGCCATCAACCCCGGCAACTCCGGCGGGCCGCTCTTCAACATGCAGGGCGAGGTGGTGGGCATGAACACCGCCATCGTCGGCGGCGCCACCGGCATTGGCTTCGCGGTGCCCAGCAAGCTCATCCAGGCGCTGCTGCCGCAGCTCAAGGAGACGGGCGTGGTGCGGCGCGGTTGGCTGGGATTGGCCGTGCAGGACCTCACCCCTGATTTGTCGCGCGCCCTGGGCCTGGAGGCGATGAAGGGCGCGGTGGTGGCGGGCGTCAATCGCAACAGCCCGGGCGAGCGCGCGGGCCTGCGCGAGGAGGACGTCATCACCTCCGTGAATGGCAAACCCGTGGAGTCCGCGGGCGGGCTGACCCGCGCCGTGGCCCTGCTGAAGCCAGACAGCCGCGTGAAGGTGGAGCTGCTGCGGGGTGGCCGGACGCAATCGCTGGACGTCACGCTGGGGACGCGTCCCTCCATGAATGGCGAGGAGGAGGTGCAGCCACGCAATGCCTCCGCGTCCGCGCCACGCCGGCTGGGCGTGCAGTTGTCCGACACGCGGGAGGGCGGCGCCCAGGTGGTGGCCGTGGAGCCCGGCAGCCCCGCCGAGCGGGGTGGCCTGGTGCCCGGCATGCTCCTGGTCCAGGTGGGCGACCAGAAAATCGCCTCCGCCTCCGACGCCGTCCAGGCCCTCACCTCCGTGAAGCCTGGCGCCGCGCTGCTGCTCCGCGTGCGCATGCCCGGCTCGGAATCCACGCTCCTGCGCGCCGTGGAAGTCCCGGACCGCTGA
- a CDS encoding serine/threonine-protein kinase PknK — MPRCQTCGRRWEGSHTPCPPGPPAQGDSPSPSPVPAVPGYRVDGVFAQGGFGVMLGASREADGQRVAIKVARGSNWLGRAQLARESEALRVLGPPTVPALYEAGALSGGARFLAMEYVPLPTLADRLARAAGPLPSEELAPRALAVVDTVAQVHAHGLAHCDLKPEHLFLDEATGGVRVFDFGLVRGTSTETTARPNEATTPSDASGFAGTAEYMAPEQCAGNADVSTRTDVYALGVLLYEMLTGRPPFFGATPDVLQAHLSLRPPPPSDFAPVPPALEEVVLRCLAKEPARRPENATALGTALREAFEHAHRATEPATPRPAAPGEPRPAQMRRSVAVLFLTSRANPVSLQKALASYGGHLAFSDAQRVAAVFDPEAGENPVRRAMRAAEGLTERGLVPGGLVDVSAVTVQRRPTGAPRYLGAILSREDRYPTGPEAHGLLMSPAAAEAVPEVPCMEVPELRGLLRPAPPGAAPRPDITVLQLGSEVLVGREAELSELLESARSAVGEATPTIVTVLSERGHGKSHLAATLARRLQVMLPHARVYSSRSREPVQGDPDGTLRTLLRCALNAFERDDTDTEQQTRAAILQRLGPTLGTELWPGVAATMGWYAPGGPELQSWAAAPGALRSLAMRAAGELLAANARERPVCLVLDDAHFAEETALDALEYACLAEASVPLWVCVLARPGFEKSRPTWGTRAAKQSTLALPVLPADQAQSLCRLLLKPVENVPAQAVERIVERAQHVPLYLVELVRGLKRQGLVRQRAPGGSWYLVTDGLEKVPELRLVEWLADRELGALPPSLAAHARLCALLGTDFTAATAEGVVRELERDGAAGGFPLDAGHATKRLLDSGLLVSHRHEGLSFRNELLREAVASTLPAAERERIHHAAYRYFLSAAGAGERQRLPRLALHAAAAGRRDEAAALSIDLAESARGRHAFLDAEAMYTRALELLEPTDELRCLTSLRGRGLMRIRIGRYDDSLADFAAARERARRLGHTRTEVELLLDEAMALDWVNDYTRSEAMAQEAQHLAATVASPYVQARLLLALGRAQFRKGEWQEARMPLEAAAERARRLGDAGYETQVVAQLLLAVILPNLGDIDETEHVLNEVITACTERGDHFHLGSAINNRRNLWVARKELTRALKDQERFMHLGRELGMVGWEYFAEHNLGELHYQAGDAEAATPHITRAIALERRHPEVASRPWALLLQARALAWTGRHPRAREVLAQVRQVMAEGPPGVELSPSEEVLFSMVELATRDASPEAWWSLRERSAQVSVEQEPLEVLEMMGLAALRRGDHEEAARVLREALERSRHVPNLMEGRIRRSLAKVHEGSSAT, encoded by the coding sequence GTGCCGCGATGCCAGACATGCGGACGGCGGTGGGAAGGCTCTCACACGCCGTGCCCGCCAGGACCACCCGCGCAGGGCGACAGTCCTTCGCCGTCCCCCGTGCCCGCCGTTCCCGGGTACCGGGTGGACGGCGTCTTCGCGCAAGGGGGCTTCGGCGTGATGCTGGGCGCCTCGCGCGAAGCCGACGGACAGCGCGTGGCCATCAAGGTCGCGCGCGGGAGCAACTGGTTGGGCCGCGCGCAGCTCGCCCGCGAATCCGAGGCGCTGCGCGTGCTGGGCCCGCCCACGGTGCCCGCGCTGTACGAGGCCGGCGCGCTGTCGGGCGGCGCGCGCTTCCTGGCCATGGAGTACGTGCCGCTGCCCACGCTCGCGGACCGGCTGGCCCGAGCCGCGGGCCCGCTGCCGTCCGAGGAGCTGGCCCCGCGCGCGCTGGCGGTGGTGGACACCGTCGCCCAGGTCCATGCGCATGGACTCGCCCACTGCGACCTCAAGCCCGAACACCTCTTCCTCGACGAGGCGACGGGCGGGGTGCGCGTCTTCGACTTCGGCCTGGTGCGGGGGACCTCCACGGAGACCACCGCCCGCCCCAACGAGGCCACCACGCCCAGTGACGCGTCCGGCTTCGCCGGCACCGCGGAGTACATGGCCCCCGAGCAGTGCGCCGGCAACGCGGACGTGTCCACGCGCACGGACGTGTACGCGCTCGGCGTGCTCCTCTACGAGATGCTCACCGGCCGGCCGCCCTTCTTCGGCGCCACGCCGGACGTGCTCCAGGCCCACCTGTCGCTGCGTCCACCGCCGCCGTCCGACTTCGCGCCCGTGCCGCCCGCGCTGGAGGAGGTCGTCCTGCGCTGTCTGGCGAAGGAGCCCGCGCGCCGCCCGGAGAACGCCACCGCGCTGGGCACCGCGCTGCGCGAGGCCTTCGAGCACGCCCACCGCGCCACCGAGCCCGCGACGCCCCGGCCCGCCGCCCCGGGCGAGCCGCGTCCCGCGCAGATGCGCCGCTCCGTGGCCGTCCTCTTCCTCACCTCGCGCGCCAACCCCGTGTCGCTCCAGAAGGCCCTGGCCTCCTATGGCGGACACTTGGCCTTCTCCGACGCGCAGCGCGTCGCCGCCGTCTTCGACCCGGAGGCCGGAGAGAATCCCGTGCGCCGCGCCATGCGCGCCGCGGAGGGGCTGACGGAGCGGGGACTGGTGCCGGGCGGGCTCGTGGACGTGTCCGCCGTCACCGTGCAGCGCCGCCCCACGGGCGCCCCGCGCTACCTGGGCGCCATCCTGTCTCGGGAGGACCGCTACCCCACGGGGCCTGAGGCGCACGGGCTCCTCATGTCCCCCGCCGCCGCGGAGGCCGTGCCCGAAGTGCCGTGCATGGAAGTCCCCGAGCTGCGCGGCCTGCTGCGGCCCGCGCCCCCGGGCGCCGCGCCCCGGCCCGACATCACCGTGCTGCAGTTGGGCAGTGAAGTGCTGGTGGGCCGCGAGGCGGAGCTGTCCGAATTGTTGGAGAGCGCCCGCTCCGCCGTGGGTGAGGCCACGCCCACCATCGTCACCGTGCTGAGCGAGCGCGGGCACGGCAAGAGCCACCTGGCCGCGACGCTCGCCCGCCGCCTCCAGGTGATGCTGCCCCACGCGCGCGTGTACAGCAGCCGCTCGCGCGAGCCCGTCCAGGGCGACCCGGACGGCACGCTGCGCACGCTGCTGCGCTGCGCACTCAATGCCTTCGAGCGCGACGACACGGACACCGAACAGCAGACGCGCGCCGCCATCCTCCAGCGCCTGGGTCCCACGCTGGGCACCGAGCTGTGGCCGGGCGTCGCCGCCACGATGGGCTGGTACGCGCCCGGCGGGCCGGAGCTGCAGAGCTGGGCGGCGGCGCCGGGTGCGCTGCGTTCGCTGGCCATGCGCGCCGCGGGTGAACTGCTGGCCGCCAACGCCCGCGAGCGCCCCGTGTGCCTGGTGCTGGACGACGCGCACTTCGCGGAGGAGACGGCGTTGGATGCGCTGGAGTACGCGTGTCTCGCCGAGGCCAGCGTCCCGCTGTGGGTGTGCGTGCTGGCGCGACCGGGCTTCGAGAAGAGTCGGCCGACGTGGGGCACTCGCGCCGCGAAGCAGTCCACGCTGGCGCTGCCCGTGCTTCCCGCGGACCAGGCACAGTCCTTGTGCCGCTTGCTGCTCAAGCCCGTGGAGAACGTGCCCGCGCAAGCGGTGGAGCGCATCGTCGAGCGCGCCCAACACGTGCCCCTCTACCTGGTGGAGCTGGTGCGGGGCCTCAAGCGCCAGGGGCTGGTGCGCCAGCGCGCGCCGGGCGGGAGCTGGTACCTGGTCACGGACGGGCTGGAGAAGGTGCCTGAGCTGCGGCTGGTGGAGTGGCTGGCGGACCGGGAACTGGGCGCGCTGCCTCCGTCGCTGGCCGCGCACGCGCGGCTGTGCGCGCTGCTGGGCACGGACTTCACCGCGGCCACCGCCGAGGGCGTGGTGCGCGAGCTGGAGCGTGACGGCGCCGCGGGGGGATTTCCCCTGGACGCGGGCCATGCCACCAAGCGGCTGTTGGACTCCGGCCTGCTGGTGTCCCACCGGCATGAAGGGCTGAGCTTCCGTAACGAGTTGCTGCGCGAAGCCGTGGCGTCCACCCTGCCCGCCGCCGAGCGCGAGCGCATCCACCATGCCGCCTACCGCTACTTCCTCAGCGCGGCGGGCGCGGGCGAGCGGCAGCGGCTGCCCCGTCTGGCATTGCACGCGGCCGCCGCGGGACGCCGGGACGAAGCCGCCGCGCTCTCCATCGACCTGGCCGAATCCGCCCGGGGCCGCCACGCGTTCCTCGACGCGGAGGCCATGTACACGCGGGCCCTGGAGCTGCTGGAGCCCACGGACGAGCTGCGCTGCCTCACCTCGCTGCGCGGACGGGGGCTGATGCGCATCCGCATTGGCCGGTATGACGATTCGCTCGCGGACTTCGCCGCGGCCCGGGAGCGCGCGCGGCGGCTGGGCCACACGCGCACGGAGGTGGAGCTGCTGCTGGACGAGGCCATGGCGCTGGACTGGGTGAACGACTACACGCGCAGCGAGGCCATGGCGCAGGAGGCGCAGCATCTGGCGGCCACGGTGGCCTCGCCCTACGTGCAGGCCCGGCTGCTGCTGGCGCTCGGACGCGCGCAGTTCCGCAAGGGGGAGTGGCAGGAAGCGCGCATGCCCCTGGAGGCCGCCGCCGAGCGCGCTCGCCGGCTGGGAGACGCGGGGTATGAGACGCAGGTGGTGGCGCAGTTGCTGCTGGCCGTCATCCTTCCCAACCTGGGCGACATCGACGAGACGGAGCACGTGCTCAACGAGGTCATCACCGCGTGCACCGAGCGCGGAGACCACTTCCACCTGGGCAGCGCCATCAACAACCGGCGCAACTTGTGGGTGGCGCGCAAGGAGCTGACGCGGGCGCTGAAGGACCAGGAGCGCTTCATGCACCTGGGCCGCGAGCTGGGCATGGTGGGCTGGGAGTACTTCGCCGAGCACAACCTGGGTGAGCTGCACTACCAGGCGGGCGACGCGGAAGCAGCCACGCCGCACATCACCCGGGCCATCGCGCTGGAGCGCCGGCACCCCGAGGTGGCGTCCCGGCCGTGGGCCCTGCTCCTCCAGGCGCGGGCGCTGGCGTGGACGGGCCGCCATCCGCGTGCGCGGGAGGTGTTGGCGCAGGTGCGGCAGGTAATGGCGGAGGGCCCGCCGGGCGTGGAGCTGAGCCCGTCCGAGGAGGTGCTCTTCTCCATGGTGGAGCTGGCCACGCGCGATGCCTCGCCGGAGGCATGGTGGTCGCTGAGGGAGCGCTCCGCGCAGGTATCCGTGGAGCAGGAGCCGCTGGAGGTGCTCGAGATGATGGGGCTGGCGGCGCTGCGGCGTGGGGACCACGAAGAAGCCGCACGCGTGCTCCGCGAGGCCCTGGAGCGCTCACGGCACGTCCCGAACCTCATGGAGGGCCGCATCCGACGGTCCCTCGCTAAGGTGCACGAAGGCTCGTCGGCTACATGA
- a CDS encoding OPT/YSL family transporter: MIPSVRELTEPEASTTEVAPVLTRVREHAAPLELTARALGMGLLIGGLLAVTNVYMGLKTGWWESGSVTAAVLGFSALATVSRKRGSAYTPLENNLTQTAAASVGAMPAAAGLLGALPALTLLGTSVPAWGVAVWSVALGVLGVLAAHLLRRRLVAQEALPFPTGIATAELITAMHASTGTEVRAGRGRLLAGAGAAAVVVTAVRDAFKWLPGMTAMPGTLGGVPAASLTWGVGWSPMLLAIGMMTGPRLGLSMLAGAAVAWGVLSPWLASTGLLADPGYESLSAWLTWPGVGLMVGSAMASLLAQARDFLGAARDLGNLRKGETVPAWAFGVGLGACVLAVALGSMLFGLSVPYMLLALVLVLPLCAVCARGAGQVDVSPVTQMGQVTQVIFGGLLPGAVAPNVAAGAVVSGAAAQTGVSMWSLKAGHLLGASPRRLLAAQLVGVLAGSVVGVPVYLLLTRTQGLGSEALPAPFAHQFRAVAEVAVRGLDGLPPQAALAACVAVGVGALLTFASRGRVARWLPLPVALGIGFILPAYYAVTICVGALGLAAARWRWPAAAERNVSTLAAGAIAGESLAGVLFAALMALGFM; this comes from the coding sequence ATGATTCCTTCGGTGCGTGAACTCACGGAACCGGAGGCGTCCACCACGGAGGTCGCGCCCGTCCTGACGCGGGTGCGGGAGCACGCGGCGCCCCTGGAGCTGACGGCGCGCGCGCTGGGCATGGGGCTGCTCATCGGCGGGCTGCTGGCCGTCACCAACGTCTACATGGGGCTGAAGACGGGCTGGTGGGAGAGCGGCTCCGTCACCGCCGCCGTGCTGGGCTTCAGCGCGCTGGCCACGGTGTCCCGCAAGCGGGGCTCGGCCTATACGCCCTTGGAGAACAACCTCACGCAGACGGCCGCGGCCTCGGTGGGCGCGATGCCCGCGGCGGCGGGGCTGCTGGGCGCGCTGCCCGCGCTGACGCTGCTGGGCACGTCCGTTCCGGCCTGGGGCGTGGCGGTGTGGAGCGTGGCGCTGGGCGTGCTGGGCGTGCTCGCCGCGCACCTGCTGCGGCGGCGGTTGGTGGCGCAGGAGGCGCTGCCGTTTCCCACGGGCATCGCCACCGCGGAGCTGATTACCGCGATGCACGCGTCGACGGGCACCGAGGTCCGCGCGGGGCGGGGCCGGCTGCTCGCGGGCGCGGGCGCGGCGGCGGTGGTCGTCACGGCGGTTCGTGATGCCTTCAAGTGGCTGCCGGGCATGACGGCGATGCCGGGGACGCTGGGCGGCGTGCCCGCCGCGTCGCTGACGTGGGGCGTGGGGTGGAGCCCCATGCTGTTGGCCATCGGCATGATGACGGGGCCTCGGTTGGGCCTGAGCATGTTGGCGGGCGCGGCGGTGGCGTGGGGCGTGCTGTCGCCGTGGCTCGCGAGCACGGGCCTGCTGGCGGACCCGGGTTATGAGTCGCTCTCCGCGTGGCTGACCTGGCCCGGCGTGGGGCTGATGGTGGGCTCCGCGATGGCGTCGCTGCTGGCGCAGGCGCGTGACTTCCTCGGCGCGGCCCGGGACCTGGGCAATCTGAGGAAGGGGGAGACGGTGCCCGCCTGGGCGTTCGGCGTCGGGCTCGGCGCGTGTGTCCTCGCGGTGGCGCTGGGCTCGATGCTCTTTGGGCTCAGCGTGCCGTACATGCTGCTGGCGCTGGTGCTGGTGCTGCCGTTGTGCGCGGTGTGCGCGCGTGGCGCCGGGCAGGTGGACGTGTCGCCCGTGACGCAGATGGGGCAGGTGACGCAGGTCATCTTCGGCGGGCTGCTGCCCGGGGCCGTGGCGCCCAACGTCGCGGCGGGCGCGGTGGTGTCGGGCGCGGCGGCGCAGACGGGCGTCAGCATGTGGTCGCTGAAGGCCGGGCACCTGCTGGGCGCGTCTCCGCGCCGGCTGCTCGCCGCGCAGTTGGTGGGTGTGCTGGCGGGCTCGGTGGTGGGCGTGCCGGTGTACCTGTTGCTGACGCGGACGCAGGGCCTGGGCTCGGAGGCGCTGCCCGCGCCCTTCGCGCACCAGTTCCGCGCGGTGGCGGAGGTGGCGGTGCGTGGGTTGGACGGGCTGCCGCCACAGGCGGCGCTGGCCGCGTGCGTGGCCGTGGGCGTGGGCGCGCTGCTGACGTTCGCGTCCCGGGGCCGCGTGGCGCGGTGGCTGCCATTGCCCGTGGCGTTGGGCATCGGCTTCATCCTGCCGGCGTACTACGCGGTGACGATTTGCGTGGGCGCGCTCGGGCTGGCGGCGGCGCGTTGGCGCTGGCCCGCGGCGGCGGAGCGAAACGTGTCCACGCTGGCGGCGGGAGCCATCGCGGGGGAGTCGCTGGCGGGTGTGCTCTTCGCCGCGTTGATGGCGCTGGGGTTCATGTAG